A single window of Aminivibrio sp. DNA harbors:
- the phoU gene encoding phosphate signaling complex protein PhoU has protein sequence MFRKKNEKVESLLYSADRAKIISMVREMGSMASEAFSGAVRSLIERNDALADEVIRSDDAIDDLEASIDQECLSSIAMRQPVREDLRFVFAVLKIITDLERIGDQGVNIAKKAKTLNRYPLLKPLVDIPKMKVIAAEMVADSLKSFEENDTALAEDVCLRDDELDILYENIFDELLLIIGNKPEGDLATAQCAAGLLWVARHLARIGDHATNVAERVFFMVKGERLKPLLEKKKKALSESKGG, from the coding sequence ATGTTCCGGAAGAAAAACGAGAAGGTTGAATCCCTTCTGTATTCCGCCGACAGGGCGAAAATCATTTCCATGGTCCGTGAGATGGGGTCCATGGCGAGCGAGGCGTTCTCCGGCGCTGTCCGTTCACTGATAGAGCGGAACGACGCCCTGGCGGACGAAGTCATCCGTTCGGATGATGCCATAGATGATCTCGAGGCATCCATCGACCAGGAATGTCTGAGTTCCATCGCCATGCGCCAGCCCGTCCGGGAGGACCTCAGGTTTGTTTTCGCCGTCCTGAAGATCATCACCGACCTCGAGCGCATCGGCGACCAAGGCGTGAACATCGCGAAAAAGGCCAAGACCCTGAACCGGTATCCTCTTCTGAAGCCGCTGGTGGACATCCCGAAGATGAAGGTCATTGCCGCGGAGATGGTGGCCGACTCCCTCAAGTCCTTCGAAGAGAACGACACCGCCCTCGCCGAGGACGTCTGCCTCAGGGACGATGAGCTTGACATCCTCTACGAAAACATTTTCGACGAACTCCTTCTCATCATCGGCAACAAGCCCGAAGGAGACCTGGCCACCGCCCAGTGCGCCGCCGGGCTCCTCTGGGTGGCGCGTCATCTCGCCAGGATAGGCGATCACGCCACAAACGTGGCGGAACGGGTGTTCTTCATGGTCAAGGGAGAGCGGCTGAAACCCCTTCTCGAGAAGAAGAAAAAAGCCCTCTCCGAAAGCAAAGGAGGTTGA
- a CDS encoding tripartite tricarboxylate transporter substrate binding protein, whose protein sequence is MKKMVLAILVLCLALGTGAALAAEYPTKPVTIIVASNAGGGTDTMARLFAKFAEKYFPQPFVINNIDGAGGLRGFDALARAKKDGYTIGTLYTPHVTAHISAKRAKYTLDDFAMLFNFVTDPGVLVVPASSPFNSIRDIIDADKAAPGTLTGSTSGPGSDDAFALAQFNEATGCTVKSVPSTGSSNAKATVMGGHVSMGFMNLSQIESNLKAGEIRVLAIMTAKRHPNVPEIPTFTELGYKVISDSSRGFAAPAGIPEDALKKLVETFEKVLADEEFQAAAKGQLQMNVMTPGEYKAYLEDLLVITNKAYEKDPW, encoded by the coding sequence ATGAAAAAAATGGTTCTGGCTATTCTCGTTCTGTGTCTCGCCCTCGGAACGGGGGCGGCCCTCGCCGCGGAATACCCGACGAAGCCGGTCACCATCATCGTGGCGTCCAACGCGGGCGGCGGCACCGACACCATGGCGAGGCTCTTCGCCAAGTTCGCCGAGAAGTACTTCCCCCAGCCCTTCGTGATCAACAACATCGACGGCGCCGGCGGCCTGAGGGGCTTCGATGCCCTCGCTCGGGCGAAAAAGGACGGCTACACCATCGGAACCCTGTACACGCCTCACGTGACGGCCCACATTTCCGCCAAGCGGGCAAAGTATACCCTCGATGACTTCGCCATGCTGTTCAACTTTGTCACCGACCCAGGCGTCCTGGTAGTCCCCGCTTCCAGCCCCTTCAATTCCATCCGGGACATCATCGACGCCGATAAGGCGGCTCCCGGGACCCTCACCGGCTCCACGTCCGGCCCCGGCAGCGACGACGCCTTCGCCCTCGCCCAGTTCAACGAGGCCACGGGCTGTACCGTGAAGAGCGTTCCCTCCACGGGATCCTCCAACGCCAAGGCCACCGTCATGGGGGGACACGTATCCATGGGATTCATGAACCTCTCCCAGATCGAGTCGAACCTCAAGGCCGGCGAAATCCGGGTCCTGGCCATAATGACCGCCAAGAGACACCCCAACGTGCCCGAAATCCCCACCTTCACCGAACTGGGCTACAAGGTAATCTCCGACTCGTCCAGGGGATTCGCCGCTCCCGCGGGCATTCCCGAGGATGCCCTGAAGAAACTCGTGGAAACCTTCGAGAAAGTCCTTGCCGACGAGGAATTCCAGGCAGCGGCCAAGGGACAGCTGCAGATGAACGTGATGACTCCCGGGGAGTACAAGGCGTACCTTGAAGACCTTCTTGTGATCACCAACAAGGCCTACGAGAAGGACCCCTGGTAG
- a CDS encoding tripartite tricarboxylate transporter TctB family protein, with the protein MTRSSMNRLFAVGGLGLSAALFLGANSFPDRAADAARYIFFLAGMLAVLSLILFLQKTPSPDSHVRWVRSPKNFTLTVASMAAYGILTSYLGFFPASALFMVALSWMLGFRRPVFILLGTALILGFVRLVFVHFLGVPIPMGIWGE; encoded by the coding sequence ATGACCCGATCTTCCATGAACCGTCTCTTCGCGGTCGGAGGATTGGGACTTTCCGCCGCCCTGTTCCTTGGGGCAAACAGCTTTCCCGACCGGGCCGCGGATGCGGCCCGGTATATCTTTTTCCTGGCGGGAATGCTCGCGGTGCTGTCCCTGATCCTTTTCCTGCAGAAGACACCGTCGCCCGATTCCCATGTCCGGTGGGTCCGCTCACCGAAGAATTTCACACTGACAGTGGCATCCATGGCAGCCTACGGAATACTTACATCCTACCTCGGCTTTTTCCCGGCCAGCGCCCTTTTCATGGTCGCTCTGTCCTGGATGCTCGGCTTCAGGCGCCCCGTCTTCATTCTCCTGGGGACCGCCCTGATCCTTGGCTTCGTCCGGCTCGTGTTCGTTCATTTCCTTGGGGTACCCATACCCATGGGCATCTGGGGAGAATAG
- a CDS encoding tripartite tricarboxylate transporter permease — translation MTEFFLPALSELMNPGVLFAIFSGTVVGIIVGAIPGLTATMAVALLIPVTFGMNPLMGLAIMGGVYSGGMYGGAISSILLSTPGTPAAAATAFDGYPMTRQGKGGTALTVATWASFWGGIISTVALLLMAPALAKFSLRFGPPEYFVLAIMGLSSIVTLTKGSMVKGLISGFLGLVLATVGMDPLSGYMRFTFNIVDLYDGIPFMPALIGLFSVSQILDLTAEIRIVNDLSDTISSIKRSRLPKGLAPTIVRGGIIGTIVGMLPGAGATISSFISYNFAKQSSKDSDTFGKGNPKGVAASESANNGCVGGSLIPLLTLGIPGNSVAAALMGGLMIHGLIPGPELFSKYGTMTYGFIISLFLANIIFLVLGIYMAPYFARVTSTPNALLIPGIAVLSVIGSYAINNNMFDVWLMFGFGVVGYFLEKGGFSTGALVLGLILGPIAELGFGQSLIMAAGSPMIFFERPLCLLLWAITILLMVPAFSGHFKKSRNKVD, via the coding sequence ATGACTGAATTCTTTCTGCCCGCGCTTTCGGAACTGATGAACCCCGGCGTTCTCTTCGCCATTTTTTCCGGCACCGTGGTCGGCATCATTGTGGGCGCCATACCCGGCCTCACCGCCACCATGGCAGTGGCCCTGCTCATCCCGGTCACCTTCGGCATGAACCCTCTCATGGGCCTTGCCATCATGGGCGGAGTCTACAGCGGAGGCATGTACGGAGGAGCCATATCCTCCATCCTCCTCTCCACGCCGGGCACTCCCGCCGCCGCCGCCACAGCCTTCGACGGCTATCCCATGACCAGGCAGGGCAAGGGCGGCACGGCGCTCACCGTGGCCACCTGGGCCAGCTTCTGGGGCGGCATCATCTCCACGGTGGCCCTGCTTCTCATGGCCCCCGCCCTGGCCAAATTTTCCCTGCGATTCGGCCCTCCTGAATATTTCGTCCTGGCTATCATGGGCCTTTCCAGCATCGTCACCCTGACAAAGGGCAGCATGGTGAAGGGGCTGATCTCCGGATTTCTCGGCCTCGTTCTGGCCACTGTCGGCATGGATCCCCTCTCGGGCTACATGCGCTTCACCTTCAACATCGTGGACCTCTACGACGGCATCCCCTTCATGCCGGCTCTCATCGGCCTCTTTTCCGTAAGCCAGATCCTGGACCTGACGGCGGAGATCCGCATCGTGAACGACCTGAGCGACACCATCTCTTCAATCAAGCGGAGCAGGCTTCCGAAAGGACTCGCCCCTACCATCGTCAGGGGGGGCATCATCGGGACCATCGTGGGAATGCTTCCCGGTGCAGGTGCGACCATTTCTTCCTTCATTTCCTACAACTTCGCGAAGCAGAGCTCGAAGGATTCAGACACCTTCGGCAAGGGGAACCCCAAGGGAGTGGCCGCCTCCGAAAGCGCCAACAACGGCTGCGTCGGCGGGTCCCTCATTCCCCTGCTGACCCTCGGAATTCCGGGAAACAGCGTGGCGGCGGCTCTCATGGGAGGTCTCATGATCCATGGGCTCATCCCGGGACCGGAGCTGTTCTCCAAGTACGGGACCATGACGTACGGGTTCATCATCTCCCTCTTCCTGGCCAATATCATCTTCCTGGTGCTGGGAATCTACATGGCCCCCTACTTCGCCCGGGTGACCTCCACCCCCAACGCTCTCCTGATTCCTGGCATCGCCGTTCTTTCGGTCATCGGCAGCTACGCCATCAACAACAACATGTTCGACGTGTGGCTCATGTTCGGCTTCGGTGTCGTCGGCTACTTCCTCGAAAAGGGAGGATTCTCCACAGGGGCCCTTGTATTGGGGCTCATCCTCGGCCCCATTGCGGAACTGGGCTTCGGCCAGTCCCTCATCATGGCCGCAGGCTCCCCCATGATTTTCTTTGAGCGGCCCCTCTGTCTGCTTCTCTGGGCCATTACCATTCTTCTCATGGTTCCGGCTTTTTCGGGCCATTTCAAGAAGAGCAGGAACAAGGTGGACTGA